From Deferrisoma camini S3R1, the proteins below share one genomic window:
- a CDS encoding golvesin C-terminal-like domain-containing protein, translating to MGRLGWCSIAAVALLMVGAEALAAPKGPPGRFIVKTRSGLVATSSLAQAAGRGYRFGPAFGHGRFRTVQAPPGLPAQKVLEQLSRLPQVEYVEPDHWIRAVWVPNDPLWSKQWNFRLIGVDDAWDVIRGGDASVVVAVVDTGVAYEDYGVYRKAPDFSGTVFVPGYDFVNDDAHPNDDNGHGTHVAGTIAETTDNGEGVSGIAFRSAVMPLKALGADGTGLYSDVVRAIYWAVDHGAQVINLSITGDEPSSALYDALRYAWGRDVVVVAAVGNDAGPVGYPARYNDVCISVGAVGSNGLRAPYSNYGPTLDLVAPGGGVGEGIVQQTLYMRNPGYFTYQSWSGTSMAAPHVSAAAALLKALGVSSADEVESVLVATATDKGIAGWDAYYGYGLVDVGAAVAAAGGTPPPPPPPPEPPPEPPPEGGIVIDDGDAGTWSQGVWSPSSVAGGYEGDSLYTSGYDGDVYRWTPSLPASGEYEVYLWWVASRGRSTRVPVRVRHAGGIWQGEVDQTQNGSRWNYLGTWTFPAGMIGYVEVSGDNGQASADAVRFVAVEGPANNPPEPLDDAAETAEDTPVEVDVLANDTDPDGDALSLVSVDAPLHGTAEVRGDRVLYTPAPDYWGEDGFVYTVDDGHGGAAQARVTVNVLPVNDAPRPQDDTASTVEGQAVAIVVTANDTDPDGDALSVASVGSPSSGVAEVMSASTVRYTPDPGFVGEDRFSYEVTDPDGAVGTAQVVVTVSSATPPGPPVEVVLDDGDPGTTSGGLWRQSSIAGGYGGDSLYCVGYPTDWYRWAPDLPTAGSYDVYLWWTASGGRSSRVPVLVSHAGGTSELEVDQTTNGSTWNLLGRWTFDAGSSGYVEISGKNGQASADAVRFVSAGGAPPPEPPPPEPPPPEPEPTPTVSVVVDNGDPGTESTGYWFVSHAPQPYGVDSLYCSGRPGDTYRWTPNLPEDGRYQVLMWWTEGAGRSTRVPVLVGHAAGQYQTTVDQTQKGGQWNLIGEWDFFQGTGGYVKITGENGQASADAVLFVRVGDLSIPPPQPPPPEPPPPEPPPPGGEAVVLDDGDPGTTQSGVWRLSSAPGGHDGDSLYCPGYGTDRYRWSPFLPAAGEYDVYLWWTSSAGRSARVPVRVGYADGVWETTVDQRTGGGVWQHLGRWRFDAGESGYVEVSGENGQASADAVRFVPVTP from the coding sequence ATGGGAAGGCTCGGTTGGTGCAGCATTGCGGCAGTGGCTTTGTTGATGGTCGGTGCGGAGGCCCTGGCGGCTCCAAAGGGCCCCCCGGGACGGTTCATCGTGAAGACCCGGTCGGGACTGGTGGCCACCTCTTCCCTGGCCCAGGCCGCAGGCCGGGGGTACCGGTTCGGCCCCGCCTTCGGTCACGGGAGGTTCCGGACGGTCCAGGCGCCCCCGGGGCTGCCGGCCCAGAAGGTTCTGGAGCAGCTGTCCCGGCTGCCCCAGGTGGAGTACGTGGAGCCGGACCACTGGATCCGGGCGGTGTGGGTGCCCAACGACCCCTTGTGGTCGAAGCAGTGGAACTTCCGCCTCATCGGCGTGGACGATGCGTGGGACGTGATCCGGGGCGGCGACGCGTCGGTGGTGGTGGCGGTGGTGGACACGGGCGTGGCCTACGAGGACTACGGGGTGTACCGGAAGGCGCCCGACTTCTCGGGAACCGTGTTCGTGCCGGGCTACGACTTCGTCAACGACGACGCCCACCCGAACGATGACAACGGCCACGGGACCCACGTGGCAGGGACCATCGCCGAGACCACCGACAACGGCGAGGGGGTGAGCGGCATCGCGTTCCGCTCGGCCGTGATGCCCCTGAAGGCCCTCGGCGCGGACGGCACGGGGCTGTACAGCGACGTCGTGAGGGCCATCTACTGGGCCGTGGACCACGGGGCACAGGTGATCAACCTGAGCATCACCGGCGACGAGCCGTCCTCCGCCCTCTATGACGCCCTGCGATACGCGTGGGGACGGGACGTGGTGGTCGTGGCCGCGGTGGGGAACGACGCCGGGCCGGTGGGGTACCCGGCAAGGTACAACGACGTGTGCATCTCGGTGGGGGCGGTGGGCAGCAACGGGCTTCGGGCGCCCTACAGCAACTACGGCCCCACGCTCGACCTCGTGGCGCCGGGGGGCGGGGTGGGAGAGGGCATCGTCCAGCAGACCCTGTACATGCGCAACCCCGGATATTTCACGTATCAGTCGTGGAGCGGCACCAGCATGGCGGCCCCCCACGTGTCCGCGGCGGCAGCGCTGCTGAAGGCCCTGGGGGTCTCCTCGGCGGACGAGGTGGAGTCGGTCCTCGTGGCGACCGCAACCGATAAGGGGATCGCCGGGTGGGACGCCTACTACGGGTACGGCCTGGTGGACGTGGGGGCCGCGGTGGCCGCGGCCGGGGGCACTCCGCCGCCGCCCCCGCCGCCTCCCGAGCCCCCGCCGGAGCCTCCTCCCGAAGGAGGAATCGTGATCGACGACGGGGATGCAGGGACCTGGTCCCAGGGGGTCTGGTCCCCGTCGTCGGTGGCGGGGGGCTACGAGGGAGACAGCCTGTACACCTCCGGGTACGACGGCGACGTGTACCGATGGACGCCCTCGCTTCCGGCGTCCGGGGAATACGAAGTGTACCTGTGGTGGGTCGCCAGCCGGGGCCGGAGCACTCGGGTGCCCGTGAGGGTCCGGCACGCCGGGGGAATCTGGCAGGGGGAGGTCGATCAGACCCAGAACGGAAGCCGGTGGAACTACCTGGGAACGTGGACGTTCCCGGCCGGGATGATCGGGTACGTGGAGGTGTCGGGCGACAACGGGCAGGCCTCGGCCGATGCCGTGCGTTTCGTGGCCGTGGAGGGCCCGGCGAACAATCCGCCGGAGCCCCTGGACGATGCGGCCGAGACCGCCGAGGACACACCGGTCGAGGTGGACGTGCTGGCCAACGACACCGATCCCGACGGGGACGCCTTGAGCCTGGTATCGGTGGACGCACCGCTGCACGGCACGGCCGAGGTTCGAGGGGACCGGGTGCTCTACACCCCCGCTCCCGACTACTGGGGGGAGGACGGGTTCGTCTACACAGTGGACGACGGGCACGGGGGCGCGGCCCAGGCCCGGGTCACGGTGAACGTGCTTCCCGTGAACGATGCGCCCAGGCCGCAGGACGACACGGCGTCCACCGTGGAGGGCCAGGCCGTGGCGATCGTGGTCACGGCCAACGACACCGACCCGGATGGGGATGCCCTGTCCGTGGCCTCGGTGGGCTCGCCCTCGAGCGGCGTGGCAGAGGTGATGTCCGCGTCCACCGTTCGGTACACACCGGATCCGGGGTTCGTGGGGGAGGATCGGTTCTCCTACGAGGTGACGGATCCAGACGGGGCCGTGGGCACGGCCCAGGTGGTGGTCACGGTGAGCTCGGCCACGCCTCCCGGTCCGCCCGTGGAGGTGGTGCTGGACGACGGGGACCCCGGAACGACCTCGGGCGGGCTATGGAGGCAAAGCTCGATCGCGGGAGGGTACGGCGGCGACAGCCTGTACTGCGTGGGTTACCCCACGGACTGGTATCGCTGGGCCCCGGACCTGCCCACCGCGGGCAGCTACGACGTGTATCTCTGGTGGACGGCCAGCGGCGGCCGCAGCTCCCGGGTCCCCGTGCTCGTGTCCCATGCCGGCGGGACCTCCGAGCTCGAGGTGGACCAGACCACGAACGGATCCACGTGGAACCTGCTCGGCCGGTGGACCTTCGACGCCGGCAGCTCGGGATACGTGGAGATCTCGGGCAAGAACGGCCAGGCTTCGGCCGACGCGGTCCGATTCGTGTCGGCCGGGGGAGCGCCTCCGCCGGAGCCCCCGCCCCCCGAGCCCCCTCCACCGGAGCCCGAGCCCACGCCGACGGTGTCGGTCGTGGTGGACAACGGCGATCCGGGCACGGAAAGCACCGGTTACTGGTTCGTGTCCCACGCGCCCCAGCCCTACGGGGTGGACAGCCTCTACTGCTCCGGCAGACCCGGCGACACCTACCGGTGGACGCCGAACCTGCCGGAGGACGGGCGGTACCAGGTCCTAATGTGGTGGACCGAAGGGGCGGGACGCTCCACTCGGGTCCCCGTGCTCGTGGGCCACGCCGCCGGGCAGTACCAGACCACCGTGGACCAGACCCAGAAGGGCGGGCAGTGGAACCTGATCGGAGAGTGGGACTTCTTCCAGGGTACCGGGGGCTACGTGAAGATCACGGGCGAGAACGGCCAGGCCTCGGCCGACGCCGTTCTCTTCGTCCGCGTGGGCGACCTGAGCATTCCCCCGCCGCAGCCCCCGCCGCCGGAACCTCCGCCCCCGGAGCCTCCCCCGCCGGGAGGGGAGGCCGTGGTCCTGGACGACGGGGATCCGGGGACCACCCAAAGCGGGGTGTGGAGGCTCTCGTCCGCACCCGGCGGCCATGACGGCGACAGCCTCTACTGTCCGGGATACGGGACCGACCGGTACCGATGGAGCCCGTTTCTCCCGGCAGCGGGCGAGTACGACGTGTACCTGTGGTGGACCTCCTCGGCCGGACGCTCGGCTCGGGTGCCGGTGCGCGTGGGGTACGCCGATGGGGTTTGGGAGACCACGGTGGACCAGCGCACCGGCGGAGGGGTATGGCAGCACCTCGGCCGGTGGCGGTTCGACGCGGGTGAGTCCGGATACGTGGAGGTGTCGGGCGAGAACGGCCAGGCTTCGGCCGACGCCGTGCGGTTCGTGCCGGTAACTCCCTGA
- a CDS encoding fimbrial biogenesis chaperone — protein MTSSTRKLLLLAAVMGIVGNLTVGMPTAQARLVISPALLRVDLDGGRPRGAFTLTNVGEKTERYRARAVHFRLSEAGGLQLVEPDEWSLAPWIRFNPAEFELPPNASRVVRYTILVPSTLEQGQYWGGIEFEPLQSSVYRFSDGKGKNLSIHVLNSALVPIFAKKGSPRVDLEVADAKAVATPKGPGIVIRLENRGETRVDVRGSYRLVREDGAEVAAGPVPEVMILRAGARLVGIRPDPPPAPGSYKLELELELRQLEKPVHSVFPVRWGS, from the coding sequence ATGACGAGCTCCACGCGAAAGCTTCTGCTCCTGGCCGCGGTGATGGGGATCGTGGGGAACCTGACGGTTGGGATGCCGACGGCCCAGGCCAGGCTGGTCATCAGCCCGGCACTGCTGCGGGTGGACCTGGACGGGGGACGCCCCCGGGGCGCGTTCACCCTGACGAACGTGGGGGAGAAGACCGAGCGGTACCGGGCCCGGGCGGTGCACTTCCGGCTCTCGGAGGCCGGGGGGCTGCAGCTGGTGGAGCCGGACGAGTGGTCCCTGGCCCCCTGGATCCGGTTCAACCCGGCCGAGTTCGAGCTGCCCCCCAATGCGAGCCGGGTGGTGCGGTACACGATCCTCGTGCCCTCCACCCTCGAACAGGGGCAGTACTGGGGGGGGATCGAGTTCGAACCCCTCCAGAGCTCCGTGTACCGCTTCTCGGACGGAAAAGGGAAGAACCTGAGCATCCACGTGCTGAACTCGGCCCTGGTTCCGATCTTCGCCAAGAAGGGATCGCCCCGGGTCGATCTGGAGGTGGCGGACGCGAAGGCGGTGGCAACGCCCAAGGGCCCGGGGATCGTGATCCGGTTGGAGAATCGGGGGGAGACCCGGGTGGACGTGCGGGGGAGCTACCGCTTGGTCCGGGAGGACGGCGCGGAGGTGGCCGCCGGCCCCGTGCCCGAGGTCATGATCCTGCGGGCGGGGGCCCGCCTCGTGGGCATCCGGCCTGATCCGCCGCCCGCCCCGGGCTCGTACAAGCTGGAGCTGGAGCTGGAGCTCCGCCAGCTCGAAAAGCCCGTGCATTCGGTGTTCCCGGTTCGGTGGGGTTCGTGA
- a CDS encoding tyrosine-protein kinase family protein, with protein MSKILEALEKAAKEHPRLGRGSVLPFPAAFTRPHLSPRELRRHGWFSALPHSTRRVEPVRAIARRIAGAAAFPFRAVVTGVGPRCGTTTVSLNLGAELARIASGEVVWLGGAPGSPWLADLLHPWANRGLSDILYRGAPLCEVRISGPVPNLFLVPGNARKGCPEPVEPPLLAEALERISAGLAGSALVIDAPPLETCPSVVTEADAVVLVVRPGTPSKHLETAAELLDRVPVSAVLVNHLPLTAALRTGRAPARWGR; from the coding sequence GTGTCCAAGATCCTGGAGGCGTTGGAGAAGGCCGCCAAGGAGCATCCCCGGCTGGGCCGGGGCAGTGTGCTACCGTTTCCGGCCGCGTTCACCCGGCCTCACCTGTCGCCGCGGGAACTACGGCGGCACGGCTGGTTTTCGGCGTTGCCCCACTCGACCCGCCGGGTGGAACCCGTCCGTGCGATCGCCCGCCGGATCGCCGGCGCTGCGGCGTTCCCGTTTCGGGCCGTGGTGACCGGGGTCGGCCCCCGGTGTGGAACCACGACGGTCTCCCTGAACCTCGGGGCCGAGCTCGCCCGGATCGCGTCCGGGGAGGTGGTCTGGCTGGGTGGAGCCCCTGGATCTCCCTGGCTGGCGGACCTCCTTCACCCGTGGGCCAACCGGGGCCTGTCGGACATCCTGTATCGAGGGGCCCCCCTGTGCGAGGTGAGGATCTCCGGTCCGGTCCCGAACCTCTTTCTCGTGCCCGGGAACGCGAGGAAGGGATGCCCCGAGCCGGTGGAGCCCCCCCTGCTGGCAGAGGCCCTGGAGAGGATCTCCGCCGGACTGGCCGGTTCCGCGCTGGTGATCGACGCGCCCCCCTTGGAGACCTGCCCTTCGGTGGTCACCGAGGCGGACGCCGTGGTGCTGGTCGTGAGACCCGGAACGCCTTCCAAGCACCTCGAGACCGCAGCGGAGCTGCTGGACCGGGTCCCGGTGTCGGCCGTGCTCGTCAACCACCTTCCCCTGACGGCCGCCCTGCGGACCGGACGAGCTCCAGCAAGGTGGGGCCGTTGA
- a CDS encoding tetratricopeptide repeat protein, with translation MAGTRYHGKPDLRKISAGPGRCAVGPSAGGSGQRAPSRPWRLAGAVAVVAVLALGCAGPRRPAPATPVPAPVVRRVPWLGVEVQEVTPILARTLGLDPPRGCVVTRVLAGTPAERAGLRWGDVILSVNGVPVGGAEDLAEWSGVLGGGTAVVGILRGGAAGEVTVSLPRARSPRPPEEPPKEPPPQGGAARKPAPPAEPPPEPEPVRPAVEQSAEERAFRLYQEGKLEEARAVYQEAVRNNPSDPAVLNNLGGVLNLLGRPRDAERVLARALSLDPGFAEARFNLGSALWAQGKREEALEAYRRTVRADPTMVQAWEALAVSAWEMGRVAEAEEAASAGLARSPGNRRLALVLGRALSAQERFVEAARVLSEALRLHPEDPDLLLELGMALDEGGRPSEAVKVLDRLVAQHPSAAAFHNRALARLHAGDPQGAVEDEDQALRMEPQFPAALRTRARALWRLGAYQEALGAWDRALRLDPGWPAVLADLEEAAAFLAGSPAGVRRIQEWLRRAGEEPGPVDGVLGERTRRALRRLQRERGLVPTGEVNGPTLLELVRSAGRPSGEGG, from the coding sequence ATGGCGGGCACACGGTACCACGGGAAGCCGGACCTCCGGAAGATCTCTGCGGGGCCGGGGCGCTGCGCCGTCGGCCCGTCGGCCGGGGGGAGCGGACAGCGGGCCCCGAGTCGCCCGTGGCGCCTGGCCGGCGCCGTGGCCGTGGTTGCGGTGCTGGCCCTCGGGTGTGCCGGCCCGAGACGCCCTGCGCCCGCGACGCCCGTGCCGGCCCCGGTCGTTCGCCGGGTGCCCTGGTTGGGCGTCGAGGTCCAGGAGGTCACCCCGATCCTGGCCCGTACCCTGGGGCTGGACCCGCCCCGGGGCTGCGTGGTGACCCGGGTCCTTGCCGGCACCCCGGCGGAGCGCGCGGGGTTGAGGTGGGGGGACGTGATCCTTTCGGTGAACGGGGTGCCCGTGGGGGGGGCGGAGGACCTGGCCGAATGGAGCGGCGTTCTCGGCGGCGGCACGGCCGTGGTCGGCATCCTGCGGGGAGGGGCCGCCGGGGAGGTCACGGTGTCCCTGCCCCGTGCCCGGTCGCCCCGGCCGCCCGAGGAGCCCCCCAAAGAGCCGCCCCCGCAAGGCGGGGCGGCACGGAAGCCGGCCCCGCCGGCAGAGCCCCCACCCGAGCCGGAGCCGGTCCGGCCGGCCGTCGAGCAGTCCGCGGAGGAGAGGGCCTTTCGCCTGTATCAGGAAGGGAAGTTGGAGGAGGCTCGGGCCGTCTACCAGGAGGCGGTCCGGAACAACCCGAGCGACCCCGCGGTGCTGAACAACCTCGGAGGGGTGCTGAACCTGCTGGGCAGGCCCCGGGACGCGGAACGGGTGCTCGCCCGGGCGCTCTCGCTCGATCCGGGCTTTGCCGAGGCCCGGTTCAACCTGGGCTCGGCGCTGTGGGCCCAGGGCAAGCGGGAGGAGGCCCTCGAGGCGTATCGCCGGACGGTTCGGGCCGATCCGACCATGGTGCAGGCGTGGGAGGCGTTGGCCGTTTCGGCCTGGGAGATGGGGCGGGTGGCCGAGGCCGAGGAGGCGGCCTCGGCCGGGTTGGCCCGCTCCCCAGGGAACCGACGGCTCGCCCTCGTCCTGGGCCGCGCCCTGTCCGCTCAAGAGCGCTTCGTCGAGGCGGCGCGGGTGCTCTCCGAAGCGTTGCGCCTCCATCCCGAGGACCCGGATCTCCTCCTGGAGCTCGGGATGGCTCTGGACGAGGGGGGGCGGCCCTCCGAGGCGGTGAAGGTGCTCGATCGCCTCGTGGCGCAGCATCCCTCGGCGGCGGCCTTCCACAATCGGGCCCTGGCGAGGCTCCACGCGGGGGACCCCCAGGGCGCGGTGGAGGACGAGGACCAAGCCCTGCGGATGGAGCCGCAGTTCCCGGCGGCCCTGCGCACGCGGGCCCGGGCGCTGTGGCGCCTGGGAGCGTACCAGGAGGCCCTGGGGGCTTGGGACCGGGCTCTCCGGCTCGACCCGGGCTGGCCTGCCGTGCTCGCCGATCTGGAGGAGGCCGCGGCCTTCCTCGCGGGGTCCCCGGCAGGGGTGCGGCGGATCCAGGAGTGGCTGCGCCGGGCGGGGGAGGAGCCGGGGCCGGTCGACGGGGTCCTGGGAGAGCGGACCCGGCGGGCCCTCCGCCGGCTTCAGCGGGAGCGGGGGCTCGTTCCCACCGGAGAGGTCAACGGCCCCACCTTGCTGGAGCTCGTCCGGTCCGCAGGGCGGCCGTCAGGGGAAGGTGGTTGA